The Alteromonas macleodii ATCC 27126 genome segment TCGCCCGGACGTATGCGAACGCCCATTTTCTGGCGATACATTTGGTAGCCGCTCAGGCTTCTAAGTACGCTCATCCATAAGATGTTTTCGAATGGCAGGTCACTCATGTCTTCGGTAAGGGTCGATGAGCGAACGTCAATTATCCTTGATGTCATATCAGCCCGCTCCAATGCCGCACCAAAGCGCCAGAAGAAATAGCCTTCATCGTGGCTCATGCTGGCATCCATGGTTCCAAACATTAGTAAACACTGATTGATTACCTGTTTTAAACTTGCAAAGCGCCCGCGTTTACTTAGAAAGCTTGTACTGTTCTCTTTTACCGATAAGTGAAGTGCGTTCAGCGTTTCCCACACTTCTCTTGGAATAACGTCTCTGATTGTGCGCGCATTATCTCTTGCGTATTGAAGGGAATTTAATATGGAAGACGGATTGCGTGTGTCTACCGTAAGAAACTTAACGACATTCTTCTCGCTGTATTCATTATAAATGGCCTCAAATGGCTCGCGATTTCCCGTTATGTCTAGCAATGGCTCCCAGCCTGGCGAAAACCCTTTGGGTAAGTCCATCAGCAGGAGGTTGTTAACATTGATCAAGCGAGCGAGATTTTCAGCCCTTTCAACGTAGCGCGCCGTCCAATAAAGCGTTTCAGCAACTCGTGATAACATGTCAGTCCCTCCTAATCCACAATCCAAGTATCTTTACTACCACCGCCTTGTGATGAATTGACCACGAGGGAACCTTTAACAAGGGCAACCCTAGTGAGGCCTCCCGTTGTGACATAGGTGTGAGTACCTGATGAAAGGATGAAAGGGCGAAGATCCACATGTCGCCCTTCAATTGTAGAACCGTCAATAGTGGGGACGGTAGACAAATTCAAGGTAGGCTGTGCTATCCAGTTTCTGGGGTCAGCCTTTATTTGAGCAAGGGTTTCTTGCTGCTGCTTTTTGGTTGATTTCGGTCCAATCAGCAAGCCGTAGCCTCCCGATTCATTGGCAGGCTTTATTACAAGTTTGTCGATATTGGCTTCAACATATTTGAAGTCTTCGGGCTCATAACAACGGTAGGTCTCTACGTTAGGCAGCTTAATCTCTTCATCCAAATAATAGCGAATCATGTCAGGCACATAGGTGTACACCACTTTATCGTCTGCCACGCCAGCCCCCGGCGCGTTGATCAGCGTTACCTTGCCTTTACTCCACGCTCGCATTAGCCCGGGAACGCCCAGCATCGAATCAGGGTTAAACGCTTCTGGGTCTAAAAACATATCGTCAATACGGCGGTAGATAACGTCCACTCTGCGTAGGCCCTTAATCGTCTTCATATATACGCAGTCGTCTTTTTCTACGGTTAGATCTCGACCTTCTACTAGCTCACACCCCATTTCCTGAGCAAGATAGCAGTGTTCAAAGTAGGCAGAGTTGTAGATACCGGGTGTAAGTACCACAACTTCAGGTTTATCCTGAGGACGCGGTGATAGACTCGACAACATGTCGAACAGCTGTGAGGGATAGTCGTTTACGGGAAGAATATCCATTTTCTCGAACATGTCTGGAAAGACACGCTTCAGCACTGAGCGGTTTTCTAACATGTAAGACACGCCAGAAGGTACGCGCAGGTTGTCTTCCAGTACGTAAATGGTGCCGTCGCTATCTCGCACTAAATCAGAGCCGCAGATATGTGCCCAGATACCGTTTGGGGGAGAAACACCCACGCACTGCTTTCTAAAGTTCACGGACTTGTCGAGAAGCGCTTTAGGAAAAACGCCATCTTTAATAATCTTCTGATCGTGATACAGATCGTCGATGAACATATTAAGGGCTTTTACGCGCTGTTTAAGCCCTTCTTCTACGCGTTGCCATTCTTTATTTGGGATAATGCGAGGAATGATATCGATGGGCCACGCTCGGTCTATTGAGCTTCCTTCACCATAAACCGTGAAGGTAATACCCATTTCTTTCACCACCAACTCGGCGGCGTCTTGCGCGTTTTTTAACTCTTCTTCACTTAATTGCGACAAATAATCCATTAACGGCGCACCGTGAGGGCGGGGTTTTCCATTTTTATCTATCAGTTCATCGTAAAACTCGGAAAAATTGCAGTGTTCCAGACTCACAGCTTTCGATAACGTCTGACTTTGTTTTTGACTACTCAAACTACGCTCCTTATTGTCCGCGATTCATATCCACTGAAACGTCTAAAACCTGATTTCCACCACCAAACATAATGCCTTTAAGCGGTGTGATATCTGCAAAATCTCGTCCGACAGCTAACGTAACGTGCTGGTCGTAGGGTTTCAAATTGTTGGTCGGGTCGTAATCAATCCAACCAGAGCCCGGTACAAAAAGCGCAACCCAAGCGTGGGTGGCGTCTGCACCAGTAAGCTTTTCCTGACCCGGTGGTGGAATCGTTTCGATATATCCACTTACATAGCGCGCCGCCAAACCAATACTGCGTAAGCAAGTAAGTGTTAGGTGGGCATAGTCCTGACATACGCCCCGCTTGTGCTCAAACACGTGGCTTACTGGGGTGTTAATCGTCGAGAAGGACGGGTCAAAGGTAAAATCGTTAAAAATGCGGTTCATTAAGTCGTCGCACGACTCTACGATAGAGCGGCCAGGCGTAAACGACATCAAGGTATAGTCTAAAATCGCTTTATTGGCCTGCGTTAAGCGAGTAGGAATACTGAAAAACTGCGCTGCCAACATGCTCTGATCTACTGGGTAGCGGATTTGATCTCTCACGCTTTCCCATTGTGTATTGTGCGCAAACAGACCTTGTAATGGTGCTCCTTGAATTTCAACTTCACTGGTTGCGATGACCTGCATTTCTTCATGCAAAGTGGGTATTTCAAACACCGTTACCGTGTTGTCGAAGTAGTCTTTAAACTCTGCCTGATAGTCAGGTTCAGGCACAATGGTGACACTGGCGCTAATCCTCTTTTGATTAAAGGTGTTTAGCGGTATTAGGCGGGCATGGTTTTGTGTCAGGCTCACCTTGTCGGAATACTTGTAGGTAGTGACGTGACGAATGGTGTACTTCATTTTTTCACCTCACTGTCATTCGGACTACTGGCATCAGGCGCACTAGCTAACGGAGCTGTCGCTTCCTCATCTATTGGTTTTTCGACGACCTGTACAGACGCGGTGCCAATGCCGGACCAGTGCAGTTGTGACGCAGGCTTAGTGTGGCTGAAGTATTGAGTTTGCATCATTTCGCTAAATTTCTGCAGTTGTGATGTCACGCTTTTTAGTAAAGACACTAAGCCCGAAGGTGCTTGATTAGTGTTGATATTTAAGGTCTGTCTGTCAGCCAGCGCGAAGCTTGCTTTTAACTGCAACAGAATTTTCTCTGTGGTACTTAAAAAACCGGGCTTGGCGCTTACCGGCAAGCTTTCGCAAAGCTCGGTAATTTTTTGGATTTGATGAGCTAATGAGCGTGGGTACTCGGCATCTAAAAGCAATAGCTCTAATCCCGTTTCGATACTTTGAAACGCACGGTATCGACGCCTGTGGGTAATAGCGCTCACTTGCGCCACCAACACGATTTCCAGCACGTTTTGTTGCTCAGCCTCGGGCAGAGGGAATTGCAGCAGATTTTGCACCATAGACACAAGCTGTTTACTGCGCTCTAACCGTCGTCCAATTTCTATCATAAAGGCGCCATTACTTTTAGACAGGCTGTCTTGAATAGAGCCGTTAAACGCCATGGTAAGCCCAATTAATTTATCGAGTGTACTTTGTAATCTGTGCGTCGGCGTCTGCTCGGTAATGGTACTAAATTCGTGATGTTCCTCTTCTAGGCTTTCGATAATGCGCAAGCTGTCATAAGAAAGTAGCTCTCTCACTTGCAGCGCGCTTTGCACCACCATATTAATGCTACTGTAAAGGCCGCCGGCGAAGGAGTTATCGTTAATTAGCGATATCACTAATTCTTTGAATCCTCCTTCGTTGACGGTTATTTTCGCTGCGTCTGGTGTAAGGTAAGGGTAAATTAATGCCTGCTGTTCTAACCCAGATTTAAATCGTAGCAGGGCATTTCTGTGCGCCTCATCGGGATAAATGGCAAGCTCAGTGAATTTGTCTATAAATACCCTGACCAACCGAATCACGTTTTCACTTCGCTCTACGGCGCAGCCCAACCAAAATAGGTTTTCCGCCGTTCTGCTAGGCAGTAGCCCCTCGACTAGCGCTAAGTCTGCATCTGATTGCAGTGATTTGGGAATAGAAGGCGCACGCTCTTGTGGCGGACCTATGGTTTCAACCCACGTGTCCTTTATTTCTGTTTTGCCATCGGTGCGCGCTGCCTTGGGCGTAAAACACATGGCTGAGGGGAGAATAAAAACTTGCCCTTGTGAGTACAACGCATAGCAACGCATAATGACTGGCTTACTTACCAGCCCTTTATCGTGCCAAAATGGCGTATGCGAAAGATTCACTTTTTTTCGCCAGAATAGGTCGGTTAACGCTACCGTTTGTAGTGTATTTGCAATAGCGTCAGCGTCTTTTTCACCGTCGTATTTTAATTCAGGGTCAACATAACTTAATAACTCATATCCCGACCAATCGCTTTGCGTAAGGTTTTCTGCGGGAAAGGTTTCTTGTTGGCGAAGCAGTAAAGATTCACCATTAAAAAACTCAGCGGCCCTATGCAAGTTGTTTTTGATGGCAGGAATTTGAATAGCGCCATTGCCCAAGGGGTTGAGCAATACCACGTTCTGAGTTCGGACTGCATGAATAAGCCCGGGAATCCCGAACGCTGAGTAGTCAACTTGCTCCAGTGAATCTAAGAATCTGTCCTCAATCCAGCGCAAAATGACATCAACTTTTCGTAATCCGTCTAAAGCTTTAAGCCAGACTTGTCCTTTCCTCACCGTTAAATCAGCGCTTCTTACCAGGGTGTACCCCATGTAAGTGGCAAGATAGGCTTGCTCAGAATAATACTGATCGTCTGGACCTCTGCACAAAATAACAATGCGCGGGTCATTAATCGCAGCGGTTTCCTGGTCAATAGCATGCTGAAATTGCTCAAAAAAGCCTGCTATTCGCTGCACACCACATTCAGCAAACTCCTCACTCATTACCCTTCTTGCCACAATCCTGTTTTCCAGCAGCAGTCCAAGACCGCGAGGGAACTGGCAGTGATCGTTCAGCATGAAATACTCGCCGTTTACATCTTGGGCTATGTCAAACGCGCTTAGAAATACACCGTTGTTTAACGAGGAAAGCGTGTGGCTCTCGGCAAGATAGTAAGGATGACGCATCAAGTGGTCTGTAGAGAAAACGCCGTTGGTTAGCGTTTGCCTGTCTGAGTTAAGGTCTAATAGCACTTTATTGAGCAGTAAGACTCGCTGTTCAATGCCGCGGCTGAGCATTTCCCAGTCTTGGCTTGAAATGAGCATAGGCAAGGGATCTAGCTGCCAATTCTGGTGTTCATCGATATCCGCAAAACCACTGTTTCGCATTAGTCGGCGAATTTCATTTGCTCTAAAGGACAGCTCGTCACTGTTAAGGCCTGACAAACGAGAAAATAACGTATTGAGCAGACGTTTGCTCTCATCCGCAGCAGTGCTCGAATTGATATAGCTGCTAAGCCATTCTGGCATGGTGAAATCTTCACTCATAAAATCGATTGTCACTTAAACTATAGTGTAGGAGGCCGGCGCAAATCCAGCGTATTTGGATATTCTTCATTCTCGGCTTCTTCCAAAGGTAAATCAAAATCACCGCGACCTTCATGGTCAACCACATACTGTGTAGCAAAGTGAGGCGACCACTCAGGCATGGAAGGCGATGCCACCGACGGGGTATGACCGTGATCCCAGAATCTGGCAATACGCCTTCCTTCAGCCTCAAAAGCGTTGACCGGCATAGTAGAGAAATTGCGCCCGCCCGGGTGACTAACATGATAGGTAAATCCGCCTAAAGAGCGGCCCGCCCAGCTGTCGTAAACATCAAAGACCAACGGCGCGTGCACGCCAATGGTCGGGTGAAGCGCCGATGCAGGGTGCCACGCTCTAAAGCGAATTCCGGCTACATGTTCTCCGCGAATATTGGTGGGTTTTAACGGTAATCTGCGGCCGTTACACGACACTATGTAACGGTCTGTATGCATGTTTGAAACAGTGAGCTGGACGCGTTCAAGTGAGCTGTCAACATAACGCGCAGTTCCGCTGCCTGTCGCTTCTTCACCCAATACATGCCATGGCTCAATAGCGCTAAAGAGATCTAGCTTAATTTGACCGACTTCACGGCTACCGCAGCGAGGGAATCGAAACTCAAAAAACGGATCGAACCATTCAAGCTTAATGGGAAAGCCTGCTGCGTTTAGGTCGCTACATACTTCAGCGATGTCTTGCCGAACGTAATGGGGCAGCATAAAACGATCGTGAAGCTCTGTGCCCCACCGCACCAGTTTCTTCTTGTATGGTTGTTTCCAAAACCACGCTAGCAGCGTGCGCAGAAGAAGCATTTGCATCAAACTCATTCTGGCGTGAGGAGGCATTTCAAAACCGCGAAACTCTACAATGCCCAATCGCCCCGTGGGCGAGTCGGGGTTGAATAGTTTATCGATACAAAACTCTGCACGATGGGTATTCCCTGTCAGGTCAGTCAGCAAGTGCCGAAGGAGGCGGTCAACCAACCAAGGTGAGGGAACTTCGCTATCGGGAATTTGAGAGAATGCAATTTCCAGTTCGTACAGCCTTTCATCCCGCGCTTCATCGACACGAGGCGCTTGGCTAGTCGGGCCGATGAACAGGCTCGAAAACAAATAGGAAAGCCCAGGGTGATGCTGCCAATAGGTAATAAAGCTTCGCAGAATGTCTGGACGCTTTAAAAACGGGCTCTCTAACGGTGTCGGCCCACCCATTGTCACGTGATTTCCACCTCCTGTGCCGGCGTGCCGTCCATCAAGCATGAATTTTTCTGTACCGAGTCGACATGACTTGGCCATGGCATAAAGGGCATGGGTATTTTTTACCAGAGTATGCCAATCGGATGCAGGGTGAACATTGACCTCGATAACACCGGGGTCGGGGGTAACCGCAAACTTTTCAACGCGACTGTCGTAGGGCGGAGTATAGCCTTCTAATATCACGGGAATATCAAGTTTATCAGCGATGGACTCAATAGCGTTCAGCAGCAGCGCATAATGTTCAAAGTGGCTTACAGGCGGCATAAATACGCATAACTTTCCGTCGCGCACTTCTAAACAAAGGGCGGTTAATACTGACTTTTCACTAATATACCCTTTGTGAGACGTTGGGGATGAGAGCGTGCCGGTCATGTCAGCAGGATCCCGTTCTGCTAGCGCATCTGGACTACCTAAGCTACTCAACGGCAGCCGATAACCTAATGGAGAGTCGCCCGGTAACAAGAAGCAGTGTCCTCGTTTAAACGACCATACGCTACTTTGCCATCCGTCAAAAACCGTGTCGTAGGCGAGGGGAATAATAAAGCCCACGGGTGTATCTAAACCCTGTTCCAACTTGGCTAAAAAGCCTTTGCGGGTCATTGCGTGAAGCAGTTCTGGGGCGTCGGGTGACGGGTCTTGCGGAAGGTTACCCTCTTGCCATAAATGATACAGCACGTCTTCATAAGCGGTGACAACAACCTTTTCACTTAAACCCAACGCCGTGGCTAGTTGAGTAGCAAATGTTTGCGCTTCGTTTTGTGAGAAAGAATAGGTGGCGTTGTTGTCAGCAAGTAGTGCTTGATTATGCCAGATAGGCGTTCCGTCTTTACGCCAGTAACAGGCATATTGCCAGCGAGGTAATGGCTCTCCGGGATACCACTTACCCTGTCCATAATGGCGAAAGCCACTATTACTAAAGCTTTCCACCATTTTCATGAAAAGCGTGTGCGCTAAAATGCGTTTCTCCTTGCCGTCGGCGGCGGTATTCCACTGTTCGCTTTCCATATCATCAATGGAAATAAACGTGGGTTCGCCGCCCATGGTGAGGGTTATCCCTGCATTAACTAAGTCTTTGTCTATTTGGCCTCCAAGCCTATCGATAGCGGCCCACTGGGCATCGCTGTAAGGCTTGGTTACACGGGGCGGTTCGTGTAAACGTTGTACGTTGTTGTAGAAGCTAAACGTTGATTCACATTGATCGATGGCACCGGTAACCGGCGCTGCCGACAGTGGTTCGGGGGTACACGCCAATGGAATGTGCCCTTCACCTGCGAAAAGCCCAGACGTAGGGTCAAGGCCAATCCATCCCGCTCCGGGAACATATACCTCACACCATGCGTGCAGGTCGGTAAAGTCTTTTTCCGGGCCACTGGGGCCATCAAGAGACTTTTCATCACTTGCCAATTGAACCAGGTAGCCGGAAACAAAGCGCGATGCCAGCCCTAAATGCCGAAATAGCTGAACCAATAGCCAAGCCGAGTCACGACACGAGCCGCCTTTTTTCTGCAGAGTTTCGTCGATACTCTGGACTCCGGGCTCCATGCGCACACCGTATTCAATCAGGTCGTATACGGCGCGGTTTACACCCACTAAGAAATCTACGGTAGCAACAGGCTCTTTAGGCTGCTGATTGTCAATTAACTGCTGAAACAAAGACGATGCATCTTCTGTCTCAAGGTAGGGTGTTAAGTCTCTCGCCAGCCGTTTTTCGTACGAAAACGGAAAGGTTTCAGCGTAAGACTCTAAAAAGAAGTCAAAGGGGTTAATAACCGTCAGTTCGGCAACAAGGTCTACGGTGAACCAGAACTTTTTAGTCTTCTCAGGAAATACTACGCGTGCAAGGTAGTTACCAAACGGGTCTTGCTGCCAATTGATAAAATGATTCTCAGGATAGACTTTTAAAGAGTAACTTTTTATTGGTGTTCGACTATGCGGAGCAGGGCGAAGGCGGAAAGTATGCGGTGACATACTGATACTTCTATCGTAGTGGTATTCAGTATGATGTGTGATCCCTACAGTGATTGTCATGCTATGGCTCCATTGCCAATTGATATACAAACAGCACAAAAAATCACCTTATATCCAAGTGAGTAAACTTACAAGAAGAAGCGATGGGCAGAAATGTAAAACCCAAAAATTATGTGCTTCAACGGTAATCTCGTTACTCACGATATTGAATAATGTATACTCACCCCAATATATGCGCTATAAAACAGCGCGTGTTTTAAGCGCGACTTTTCCTTCACAGATAGACAATTCACTACTTTGAGAGCACTAAACTTTCGCCACGGGTTTTCATCCTACATGCCGCTTTTCATGGCATGGGTACTCTCGTGCCTCATCCTTAGTGCAAGCTTCCAAAGTGGTCAAATTAATAATGAAGTTGAAGTAAGTCAGCAGTCACCACTTGCCCAATTTAACTACGCGGGCAAAAGCTATTCGTTACGGTTTACCGGCACTAAGCTAGAAAACAGTGACGATCAAGGCGATGGACCTGAGGCAATTGTTGAATTGACCTTGGGGTTTATTGCTCTGGCTATTGTGTCGTGTTTGGGTATGGCAAATGTTGTACCCCGTGCTCGCAAACACTACCGCCAACCTTCTCGCGGCCCACCTTTATCCCTGAGCTAATTCTCTTTTTGCCTTAATGCGCTAGCACGTTCGCTTAGCTGCAAATTAAGGCGCTTCAAAAAATTAAATTATTCAGGATTTTAAAATGGCACGATTTTCATTTCGTGGCTTTGTGTATGTGCTCATCGTTATGCTCGGTTTACTGAGCGCTGCGCCCAACATATTGCCACAATCAATTAAACAGCAGTTACCTACGTGGTACACCACTTCCACACTATCTTTAGGCTTAGATTTGCAAGGTGGTTCGCATCTGCTATTAGCCGCAGACACCAACGCCTTGTTTGAAAAGCAACTCAACAGCTTTTCGAGCGACTTACTTAGCGAATTGCGCAGTCAAAACGTGCGCTATACAAAAACGTCTCATTCACTCACTCATAAAGATAGTCGTTCTGGAAGTGTCGTCTTTACATTGCGTAGTGCAGATGATGCGAGAAAGGTAAAAGACACCGCATATCAAATTTCCGCTCAGCCAAATGGTTCAAGTGCACTTGATGTAGAGATAAAGCAAAGCACCGTTACCCTTACGCTTAACGAGCTATACACCGAACAACTGGTTAAAGACACGTTAAGCCGAAGTGTTGAAGTAGTTCGAAAGCGTTTGAACGAAACGGGGCTTACTGAGCCTAGTGTTACGCTACAAGGTAAAGACGCCATTTTAGTTCAGATGCCGGGTATGTCTGACCCCACTCAAGTTAAAAAATTATTGGGCACTACCGCACAAATGACTTTTCACTGGGCCGCGAACAGCCAGTCTGAGCAGGTAATGAATAAGCAAGATGCGGCGGGTAATACCTATCGCTTAGAGCAAAAAGTGGCGCTAGAAGGTGAGCATATTACTGATGCGGCAGGTGTCTTAAGTAGTGAAAATGGCCAGCCAGTAGTGACGTTCCGATTAGACAGCGCAGGTGCCAAGCAGTTTGCCACTATGACACGTGACAACATCGGCCGTGTGCTTGCTATCGTCCTTGACGACAAAGTGGTTACAGCCCCCGTCATAAATAGCGTGATTCCGGGTGGTCGTGGTGAAATAACCGGTAACTTTACATTGCCCGAGGCGGGCAACACTGCACTAATGCTTCGCACAGGTGCGCTACCTGTGCCACTTACCATTATAGAAGAACGCACGGTGGGGCCTGATTTAGGCAGCGATGCAATTCAAACCGGAGTGGAAAGCGGTGTGGCAGGTGCGTTACTGGTATTGGCATTCATGGTAGCGATTTACGGCAGGTGGGGCGCTATCGCAAGTTTTGCTCTTTGTATCAATATGGCGTTGGTGTTTGGCGCATTAACCCTGTTTGGCGCAACCCTGACGTTACCGGGCATAGCAGGTTTGATCCTAACCATGGGCATGGCAGTCGATGCGAACATTTTGATTAATGAACGTATTCGTGAAGAAAGTAAAAAAGGTCGTCCGGCAGCCAGTGCAATAGAAGTGGGTTTTGATAAAGCGTTCGCGACTATTGTGGATTCAAACTTCACCACACTAATAGCGGTAAGCTTGTTGTTTATGTTTGGTAGCGGCCCTATTAAAGGGTTTGCAATTACAATTGCCCTTGGTCTGGTGTCTTCGGTATTTACTGCTGTAGCCCTAACTAAAATGTTAATGCTAAGAGTGGTTAAGTCGAAGCACAAGAATACGCAAGATCGCGCGCAGCAGCGCGTTCCTTTGCGCTTTTCATCACCGCTTTTGCGGTTAAGCGATAAGCTAAGCGGTATTAATTTTCTGGCAAAGCGTAAAATTGCACTCGCTGTTTCGGTAGTGCTAACAGTGCTTTCAATCGGCTTGTTTGCTAAGCCTGGCTTACATTATGGCGTCGACTTTACCGGTGGCACCATGATTGAGTTGACCGCACCAACCCTTACTACCGATGAGCTAAGGAATGTGATTGAAAGCAATGGCTTTGATCAGGTAGCAATTCAAGAATATGGCAGTGAACATCACTATTTATTGCGAGCCCCTGTTCTAGATAGCAGTGGCGAGCTTGAAAATAGCAACGCAAAGCAGACTGACGCACTAAAGCGTGCGATTTCGCAGGCCGACAGTGAGGTAAGTTTTGATAAAATTGATATGGTTGGACCCAAAGTCAGCGGAGGCTTTGCCGAGCTATCCATTCTAGCATTGCTTATCGCAGGTGGCGGCATGTTGGTGTATCTGTGGGCACGCTTTGAAGCGCATTTTGCGAGCGCAGCGCTGCTAACCGTGATACTCGATTTAACCAAAACCATAGGCTTTTTCGCGCTTACGGGTATCGAATTTAACTTAACGGCTGTCGCAGCACTATTGGCGCTCATTGGTTACTCTATAAACGATAAGGTTGTGGTGCTTGATCGCATCCGTGAATTATTGCGTTTAGACCCAAACAAGCCATTGGCAGATACCATTAATGAGGCCGTGAACAGCACGTTAAGCCGCACGGTATTCACTTCCGTTACCACGCTGTTGGCATTGTTACCGATGGCTATTTTTGGCGGTGATGCCGTAGAAAGTTTTGCAGTCCCTATGGTTTTTGCTGTCGTGATTGGCACGTCATCGACCTTGTTTATCACCTCTACGCTGTTGTATTTGTTGGGCAGTAGAAGAGAGAAACAAGGTAAAGCGCAGTTAAAGCCTACTGCAGAAGAGATTAAGGCTTCGTTGTCGCACATCCCTTAGGCGGCACAAGTTCCTTAACCCCAATACCTCAGCGTGCTTTTGTACCTCAATACATTGGTGCAAAAACGCGGTAAGGTAGCAGTATTAACAGGAACCCTTGATGCTCTCACGCATACCCAAATAATTTGCGTGAGAGCATCAAGGGCAATAAGGAACGTATAATGTTTGCAGTTGATCACATTATTTTACTCAGTGCAGTGCTTGCCATTTTGGGCGTACTGGCCAGTAAATTGTCCCCGCGCTTTGGCGTACCTGTTTTAGTTTTATTCCTTGGTGTAGGTATGTTGGCTGGAGAAGATGGTATCGGCCGAATCTTCTTTGATAATGCTGATGCTGCGCATGCCATTGGTACATTTGCGCTTATTCTCATCCTATTTGATGGCGGTCTACAAACGTCAAAAAAGTCCATAGCGCAGGCGTGGAAACCCGCCGCGTTGCTCGCCACTTTTGGCGTAATTGGTACGGCAGTGGTCACCGGTATCGCCGCTATGGTTATTCTCGATTTACCGCTTTATAAGGGCTTATTGCTTGGTGCTATTGTAGGGTCGACAGACGCCGCAGCAGTGTTTTCTGTTCTGCGCAACGCTGGTATACGCATTCCTTCAAAAATAAAATCCACACTAGAGCTGGAAAGTGCGTCGAATGATCCAATGGCCATATTCCTCACAATCGGCCTTATTACGCTTATTCAAGACAGCACCACTAAGCCAGTTGACTTACTTTCGCTGTTTGCCAGTCAAATGGGAGTGGGAGCGATAGTGGGCCTTGCTATCGGCGATATTGCAGTATGGCTTTTCAGACGCGTCACCTTAATGGCCATCGGTTTGTACCCGGTATTTGTGATGTTGTTTGGTGTATTGTCTTTTGGCCTTGCTGCGAACTTAAATGGCAGCGGCTTTCTCGCTACCTTTATTACGGGTGTTGTCGTGGGTAACAGCCGCTTTGCTTATCAGCGTAATACGTTTGTGTTTCTGGATGGGCTGGCCTGGCTTGGGCAAATTGCCATGTTCGTTATCTTAGGTTTGTTGGTAACGCCCACCGAGCTGTTTGTTAATTGGAAAGAAGGCCTTTTAATTGCGTTTGTGCTTATTTTTATTGCACGTCCGCTGGTGGTTATGCCGATTTTATTGCTTTCAAAATTCTCGTTCAAAGCATCGCTGCTTATATCATGGGTGGGTTTACGCGGTTCGGTGCCAATTATACTCGCTATATTTCCGCTAATATTCGGCATGCCATACGCCGAGCTCATTTTTAATGTCGTGTTCTTTATCGTGCTTATTTCTGCCTTGTTGCAAGGTTCCACCTTACCTTATGCGGCGCGTAAGTTAGGCTTAGTGTTGGACGATGAAGTAAAGGAATCGAGCACGCTGGAGATTGTAAAAGTCGCTAAGAGCAAGCGCGAGCTTATAGAAATAGAGGTATCTAAGTTATCGCCGGCACTACATAAAACCATTAGTGAATTAGCCCTTCCCGATAATACGGTAGTGGCGATGATTGCCCGCGGAGAAGAAACCCTTATACCCAAAGGAAGTACCAAAATAGAAATGGGCGATCAAATTTTCATTATCACCAAACTGCTTGATAAAAACGCCGTTGAGCACTGCTTTTACAGCGAGCAGGAATAGGGTGCTATTGTAAGGTACTTCATGTAGAATGCGCCGCGGAGTTGGCCAGGCAATCGCCGCTTTCGTAAGAAAGGGG includes the following:
- a CDS encoding potassium/proton antiporter, which codes for MFAVDHIILLSAVLAILGVLASKLSPRFGVPVLVLFLGVGMLAGEDGIGRIFFDNADAAHAIGTFALILILFDGGLQTSKKSIAQAWKPAALLATFGVIGTAVVTGIAAMVILDLPLYKGLLLGAIVGSTDAAAVFSVLRNAGIRIPSKIKSTLELESASNDPMAIFLTIGLITLIQDSTTKPVDLLSLFASQMGVGAIVGLAIGDIAVWLFRRVTLMAIGLYPVFVMLFGVLSFGLAANLNGSGFLATFITGVVVGNSRFAYQRNTFVFLDGLAWLGQIAMFVILGLLVTPTELFVNWKEGLLIAFVLIFIARPLVVMPILLLSKFSFKASLLISWVGLRGSVPIILAIFPLIFGMPYAELIFNVVFFIVLISALLQGSTLPYAARKLGLVLDDEVKESSTLEIVKVAKSKRELIEIEVSKLSPALHKTISELALPDNTVVAMIARGEETLIPKGSTKIEMGDQIFIITKLLDKNAVEHCFYSEQE